CCAGcttggtaccccaaaacacatgccttgcttgtaccccaggcacaagcaagaccaacccaccactctcctatcaaggggtctaggtcctcgtccaaacttggactctaagcccccactcctgagtcctggacttagtgtggtgcttagacctctagcatccccgcctccaatcagtcggtccaaaaagagccagaacccatgacaagagagcaacgagccttcccgctcccataagcaagtgtgtgcttaggataataagtctgtgacctgactaccatccacagcaacggacggtccttaatcaacatggatagggaaaatagtgtaaccaagctatgccccattggtcatgggacacaacctattacacccaccaatacccgtaccatatccctgcctgatctccatttcctttcaccattttatcatgagagtaataataataatcacctattatgagtaacggcaggttactcacgctaccgatagcctaagcatagcagctacttgacctatgctagtaggactcataggtaggtttatctatgcatgtattttcaatataaatcatgtaacataaatgcacatcacatatatatatcaagtgattatttaaaataagggttatgcaccggggcttgtcttgggCAGGCGAATTGTCAGCTATGTTAGTCGTCGGTGGTTGTGGGGCTTCCTCCtgtacgagaacctcctcctcgtactcctcaatcacctcctcgtactcttgcTCTCCGGCGGTCaagaactccaccaactcgttctctacatgcatgcactgatgatgcaacacttagtattttggcaacagcaactcttaaaataagaatacacatgctaagatactaagctagctctaatgactaagatactaagctaatcattatctctaccaaatagatttcaagctcaccctacaagtgcttaacttttgtaaaccaatatcatgccattattcctttaatcttaatgggtatttagctaccatattaagtagtctattctagggctacaaaaattatagtgagcatataataatacaatgaagctactataaaaatttcagggtttttgctatcaccaatctaccacaaaaattcctacaattattaatcaaaATAATACTTAGCATCTCAACTATTTTAATGCTCCTTAGCAACCACACggatatgtatgaactaactatactaacaggtagacaatgtttttgggaacctaacaaaattagtttcacaatttttggatatctacattattttatattaattaccaaagctCAGcttagaattaaaatgaaaagctatttctatttttcatgaaaaaaataaacCAATTTTGGCCCAATGCGGCCCACGCGGGGCGTGGCCCACGCGCGGAGGCAGCCCGGGCGGGGAGCCCCTGCGCACgctggcactcttgcaaaaacgCCCTCGCGTTATCAGACAATAGCAcgaacactacacgtactatttctatagacaacgactttacAATGGAGCCCTCGTATCTTTTCACCTTCGCACCGGAGAGGTCCCTGAGATTCCCCGAGCTTGCCGACGTAGTGgatggtggcactaggtggtacGTCGGCCACTCGAGGCTCGCACCGACCCAACTAACGAGTCGAACCCCATCTACAACCCTAACGCCTACCGTAAGCGGCGATACGGAGCAACAGGGCGTACTGGAGTGAGCTGCCACCATGCACAGTCACCCACGACAGTGCCACGGTCATCCCAGCGAGCTACAGCGCTAACAGGATGGTAGAGATAGGGGATAAGCACCCGGGGCACACCGCGAACCTGGCCAAAGTGGTGGTTCAGCTGGCAACTACCTGAGCAGGGCTAGCCATGTGCGTGCGATGAGCACGGCGACGAGCCACGGCGGACATGGCCGCGTCAACGGCAGCGGGGAGGCGGTAGCGCTCCTACTGGCATGCACACGatggagagggagccaaggcgagctagAGGTGCAGAGGAATTTGCAtcgggtgaagtggtggaggctggccatgGCGCGGGTGGTGACGGGTCTTAACGGCGTGGTGGCGGGGCGAagctccaaaattgaggcttGGCTAAgccgcaatcaaagcggggtgggGGCGGTTGGAGAGGGGACGTGAGGGCGGAGGCACGGACAAGAGGGATTGATGAGAGGTGACCCCTCGCAGCTGCGGTGCCGGTGCGTTTCGACGGTGGCCGGGAGATGAGAACAgtgagagagagcgagggagcgGTGGGGGAGGGGCAGCCAGCGACTTGGCAAGGGCATGCCTTGGCGGGACGTGGTTGGTGTGACCAGCACAGCCCATGGTCAGGCACTAGCCGACAGACATGCACGCTCGTGACCGGTGTGGCCCGCATGCCACAGTGCCATCAATGGCAAGGCAACGACGACACGGCCAAGTGCGTGTAGCATCAAGGCGGGCCAGTGGCACTGCGCAGCTGTAGGCACACAGCGTGGTGATGCgacggtggtggcagcggcgtcatCGCGGTGTGGGCGTGGAGGTAGCAGCAGCACCAGCGACAGTCATGGTGGTAGGGGCGGTCGAGCGTAGAGCGGACCAGCGACCTAGCGGTGCGGCTAGAGCGGCCAAGCCGCGGCAAGGCCACGGCCAGCCGGTGTGCAGCCACGCGCACGCACGGCACAACCGTGCGGCGACGTGGGTCAGCCACGCGTGGTGACCACGCGCACGGCGCCAGACAGCACAAAGCTGTgacatgcatgaattttaaagtgttgatcacgaccaaaccgttgctcctaaacctaaaccggcttcactacactcaagatggcatatggaactactaaatcaaatcatagcactacaccactccttaacccaatgtctccaaataaattgctaaacatagcagcgtcTAGCTGTCCACAGACTTATAAATTTTCTAAGCGTTTGAGCTAATCTTaatttcatattgcatttctaagctactaaaaatattacttagcaatattctttttcaacagcaagtatttcattgtcatctacaaagtttgcacttccaactttatttaagtatcacacacatgttctatggtatttttgcttaataaaaattggttttaaaccctacttgatatgcatgaaccatcgaaccaactttcgtttagcatttttatttatcattttgagttacagaaattgatctacacacttcaccacatgcattaacacacaagtgcgatgctcatgacatgttttagtagatgattaacggggtaacaccgagggtgttacagccggTGAGGTGGAAAGAGGTGAGCCAGACTTTCTCGGTCTCGGGGGTGCGCTGTGAGTGGAAGAACTGGTCACAGCGATTCAGCCAGCCTAGAGGGTCATATTTGCCGTCATAGGTGGGAAATGATAGCTTGTGGCAGCGCGGCACGACGGACTCCGGTGCCGGCGGCACGTGGGGAAGTGGCGGTGGCATGTGCATGGGAGCGGATGGCGGCGGGTGGGGGGCTTGCATGATGGATGAGGATGACGGAACAGGGGATGGTGAGTGGGGGAAGGAGATTTGTGTGATCGGTACGGGGTGAGAGGCGGGCGCCGGTGAAGTCGGTATGGCCAAGGACGGCTACGCCGGATGGGATGGAGGCAGTTCCGAGATCACTGGACCCTAAGCCGGCAGTGGCAGAATGCCCTCGTAACCGGGGAGGCCCATGGACAGCAGTGGTGGCGCCGACATGGCCGGGAGGCTCTCGACGGCGGCGACGCAGTTGGACAGATTGCCGACTTGGCGCTGCAGGCCATAGATGGCTGAAGTGAGGGCGTTAAGGGCATCTGTCTAGTGGCGCGGTGGTGGCGGGAGGAACAGgcggagtggtggtggtggtggcggcggcggaaggAGTGACGGGCACGGAGGAAGAGGCGGAGCCTGACATTGATACCAGGTTGTTGGGGCATATGCTGCTGTGAAGGGAGTAGGAATGGGAGATCGGCAGTCGTGGCTTGAACGCCCGTCGACGAGCtggcggcgccgtgctcggcgcctTGGCGAGTGCGAGGAAGAGAGAGTGAGGGTGAGCGCTAGGGCGCCAGAGAGCGAGAGGAAGATAAACTCAATCCCTGGCTAATCTTTCATTAAGCAAAAATGTTCCAACTTATACATGAATCCTAACAAACCTCAGCTAACATTAAGGGATAAATATCAAATGAACTAACACTCCTAAACCATCGGATCTTGATAACTAAATGCAGTTCACCCCTGAAGACGTCCAGGTGCTTTGCAGCCCCTGGTgaccggctctgccgcgccatgccgCGGCCCACCGGTTACGCAGCCCACCGGTCAGCCACGATTCTTGTTGTGACGCTGGTAGACGTTGCCCACATAACACCTTAACTCGTGGTTTATACACTGAGTTTGCACAGCGAATTCGATTATGCTAAAACAACCACTCGTTGCAGCATAACCATCAAcaccgtttcaaaaaaaaaacgaaTTTAAATATAAATTGCAGTTAATCAACCAGACTAGTAACACGATTATATGTTTGCATTCTCACAAATGCAGTTCCACGATTTCTCTTGGTACTGCATGTTCCAAATGGAATCAGGCTAGTAAGATTGTAATAAAACTGAAATCAATCAGCATTGAATAAATACTGCATACAAAAGGTGGAAAACACAAGAAACCAGGCTACAGAATAAACCTCATATTAAAATATAAGGTCAGCTGATTCAAAGCCAGTCAGTGCTCCTCCATCACTACACTTATCTTCAAACGGTGCTTATCTCAATCCTTCAGAACCCGAATTTCGTGAAAACTCAGTTTCAATCTTTAACAGTTAATGCACACATCCTTAACATATTGCTTGATGCAGCCAGCTGACCCAAAAAAAAATGTTGATCCTACAGATTTCATCATGCCAGTCAATGGTTAATTAGCGAAAGCCATCAGTAAGTGGTTTCTTCAATGAGATTCCCTGAAGTAACCACACTTTCAAATGCCAGCCATATCCATAATTGGCCATTGCTGTTTGTTAAAGCCAAAACGCTAGCATGCCTCACTGTTTGCAAAACAACCAGACAATGGTATCACCACCAGACCCATATAGATCCATCAATATCATTTCAAATAGCTAAGAAATTTGACCAAGATCTGCGGTTAGCAACAAAAAAAAATGCAGGTACATCATAATAAAACCACACATTGTATTGCCACAAATATCATAACAAGTTGCTCCAAGTGCACTCAGAATAGTTACTAAATTAGGAATTATACAGCACCAAACAAGTGGAATAACAAAGGCAGATAACAAGAAAACATAAAGACTCTTAACCATTGTTTTTAAGTCATCTCCAAGGCgacgcctaggcgtccaggcgctATTTTAAGCTGGGCATCGGCCTCGCCACGAGCAGCATCTGTATGGCGTCCGCCTTGCAGAaaaaggcgtcgcctaggcgcgaTTAGGCGACGTTGGAGCTCTGAGCGGCCTGAGGCGGACGACGCACGAGCGAATCGGACGCCGCCTGGCCGCGAGAGTTGCGCGTGCGGGAAATCGCGGCCGCAGGAGTTGCGCGCGCGCGGGAATCACTACTGCGGGAGTTGCGCGCGCGCGGGAATCGCAACCGCGGAAGTTGCGCGCGCGCGGGGAAATCGCGGCGCGGGCCTACAGCTCCCGCAAGTCCCTATCTCATCTCTCCCGTGCGCAAAGCCGCAAACTCACCTGTTCTTGGCGCGCGCGGCCGCTCCGCCTCTTCTTCTCAATCGATTTGTGCCTCCCCTGCTTCGATTCGAGTCTTCCCTGCTTCGATTTGAGCCTCCCCTACTTCGATTCGAGTCTTCCTCTTCTCCGCTGATTTGTGCCTTGGATTCACAGCTCCTTGCGCTGCTCCGCCAGTTCCAGCCTCCGGCAGCTCGGGGGACAGGACGACAGGTACGTGTGAgcatctcttcctctccctccagCTTCACTTCACCGGTGACGATCCATACCGGCGACGGGCCTCGCTTCGCTTCGTCTGTGTTGTCAACTGCCTAGGGATGTTGTATCTAAATGGAGTGGTATTGAGCTTTTTTTCTCTTTTAGCTTGAGCATATGTTATGAGGTTATTCCACTTCTGAGAATAGTAGGATGTTTCATCGAGTCATATAGTTACAACAAACTCTGATATATCATATTTGTGGAGAGTTCAGTGTTGGTGTAGAAAGTTATAATACTCTAGGGATTCTAGGTGACACTATGGCTGTTACTGTTACTAAAATTTGAAACCTCATTGGCTTTATGATTTGTTTGTTACTATGCTCTCCCCTTCCATCTTTTAATTATACTCTTAACTCTTGGTCTTTGCATGTAACAGCTAGCAGCAAACAATGGCAAGTCCACCTTCTGTCAACAATGCCAATTATGATCCAAAgaatgatccagcaaggaaggccAAGTCGAAGGACCCTGGTTGGAAGTATGGCTATTGGGCGAATCTTCAAAACCGAGATGAGGTGACATGTACCCTGTGTGGCACCATGGTTCATGGAGGGATCAAAAGGCTGAAGCAACATCTAGCTGGTGGCTATGGAGATGCCGTAATGTGTCAAAAAAACCACTACTCCAATCAGAAAGCAGATGACAGATTACTTGGAATCCAACAGGAGGAAAAGGCCATTGTAcctagatgatgatgatgatgatgagcagcAACAGCAAGAGCAGGAAGGAGAAGCAGATGTGGTAGTAGTGAAGGAACTGCACCTGAACCTGAATCCCAAACCTCCAAGGCGCACCCAAGTTCAGGGACTGCAACAAAACAAAGGCGTGCAGCCTATTCATACAAGGTTGCAGCAGCAAGCAAGGCCAAGGCAAAACCAAAGGGGAACAGAACAATTCTTGAGATGCTTCAAAAAACACCTGAAGAACTAGTTGATGAAAGGCGTAAAGGGTGTTTTCAGCCAACAATTCAGTCCAGCACAAAGACCAAAGAGTAGCAACATTATGTGGATATGCAATGGGCCTTGTGGTTTTATGAGTGTGGCATACCATTCAATACAGCAGCAGCAAGACAATTTCAGATTGCAATTGAGGCAACAACGCAGTATGGTTCAGGGTACAAACCTCCTTCTCCCTATCAGCTAGGGGATCCATTGCTTGAAGATGCTGTGAAGATGACAAGCACCATGAGGGAGGACCATGAGCAGGCATGGAAGCATTATGGCTGCACGCTTATGTCAGATGGATGGACCGATAGGAGGGGACGACATTTGATTAACTTCCTTCTGAATAGCCCGGAGGGGACTTACTTCTTGGAGTCCGTCGATGCATCAAGTGAGGTCCATGATGCATATATGATTGCTGATTTGCTGGAGAAGAGAATTGAGGAGATTGGAAAAGACAAGGTTGTCCAAGTTGTCACTGATAATGGGGCTAACTACAAGGCAGCGGGCAAGCTTCTAATGGAGAGAATTTCATCACTGTTTTGGAGCCCATGTGCTGCACATTGCTTGGACCTTATGCTAGAAGACATAGGGAAGTTGAAGGAATTTAAGAAGCCTATTGCACGTGCAAGGCGTGTCACAACCTTCATCTATAGGCATGGGAGAATTCTTAGTACAATGAGAGAGAAGACAGGTGGGGCTGATCTTGTTAGACCTGCAGCCACTCGATTTGCGACCTTGTTCCTCACTTTGAAGAGTTTGCATAAGCACGGAGATGCTTTGAAGGCTCTATTTTATAGTGAAGCATGGACCAGCAATAAATTGGCTAAAACTTCAGCCAGCATGGATGTGCATGACATTGTGCTCTCTACAGAGTTTTGGAATTCAGTTGAGGATTGCCTTAGAGCTTCAGCCCCACTACTAATTGTACTTAGGGTGGTGGATGGTGATGAGAAGCCCACAATGCCAGAGGTTGCAGCGCTTATGAATCATGCAAAAGAGAAGATCAAGCTAAGCTTTGCTATCCAAACCAAGAAAACCTTGCTCAAGAGAATTATGGAAATCATTGAGAAACGTTGGGTGAAACAAATTGACCATCCTTTATATGGGGCTGCACTGTACTTGAACCTAGGGAAATTACATCCTCTCATAagagctgatgatgatgccactGTTGGGCAGCTAAGAGGTTGCTTCCTTGAAGTTCTTGGAAGAATGGTGGATGATAAAGATACTCAAGCCAAGATTGATGCTCAATCCTTGGACTATGAAGCCCTTAGAGGAGATGCATTCTCAAATAAGATGGCTAAGCAAAACCTTGAGTCAATGAGCCCTCGTAAGTACTGTTTTCTACTGCAATTTCAGCAATTCTACATTTCTGTAACTTAATTCCAGCAAGTATATTTCATTCTTAATTTGTACTATATTTTTGTATTTGACAATGTAGTTGATTGGTGGTGTTCATATGGTGGTCGTGCTATTGAGCTTCAACGGTTTGCTAGGCGCATTGTTAGTCTATGTGCTTCATCATCTGGTTGTGAGAGGAATTGGAGCACATTCGAGTTTGTGAGTACTAAATACTCTATGATTTTCCTACTACTTAGTTCGTGTTTAATTTCAGCAAGATAAATATTTTCTCTAATTTCTTTTGTAGATCCATACAAAGAAAAGAAACCGCTTGCTGCATAAGAGGTTGAATTCTATTGTATTTGTTTCCTACAACCGGAAGATGAAGACTAGGTTTCAGATAAGGCGTGAGAAAAAAGGAAAGAGTTTTGATCCTTTGGTCATTGAAGAGTTCCATTGGGACAATGAGTGGGCTGACTCTTCTTTTGTATACCATCAAGGTGATTGTGGGTGTGAGTGTGATGcaaatgatcttagatgggaacatGTTGATGAAGCTCTTGGTGCATCAAGCTCACTCCGAGGATGCAATCTTAGAAGGAATGCTAGCAGCAACCGTGCAAGACCTTCTAGCCCAAGTTTGGTTGAAGATGACTTAGGTTCAGAtgacgaagaagatgaagcaagtcAAGACCCACATGACAATGCTGATGTGACAGATTGTGAAGATGCTCCTGGTCCTAATGGCTCCAACAATGGAGAGGACATTGAGGCTGCTGCAAACATCCATGATGAATTTGATGATGGATATTGATTGTTGGGGTGGGGATTGGCTTTTGAGAGATTTCAGTCCAGCTTGCTTTTTGTGTTACCTGTGCCCTGTTCTGCACTTACTTCATTAGAACCTTAAGCTTCGTTTGTAATGTATGTTGTGTGGATGTGGACTACTTTTAATTATGCCACTAGTAGCTCACTAGCTTGTGGTTGTGGATTACTTCGTGGATGTGGACTACTTTTAATTATGCCACTAGTAGCTCACTAGCTTGTGGTTGTGGATTACTTCTAAATTCTAATGTGGCTGGCTGGTTGTGGACCATATTAACTATGATGCTACTTATGCCATATTTTATTTACCCATGTTCCTGTTATTTGATTCCTAGCTTACACAACttgtttatatgtttgctacattcCTCATTGTTTCTAACGTTGCTGCATTCCTCATTATTCCTGTAGCTTGTCGCCTGGGAGAAGAAAAGAGAGGTCACATTAACAAGGTAGACTTGATCCATATTTACTTAGCTAATTCATTGGATTATAGTATTATACAACTTGTTTCTGTTACATTCATCATATAACAAATATGTTTTGACTTGCAAGGGGCATGTGTGCTACATGGAACAAGGGCAATTGGAAAGAGGAGAGCTCTACAATCaacattgaaaggatcaagatgcccaagagggggggtgaattgggctaattctaaattttctttcaataaacaaatcctacggatagcccaattaaccccttgtgcctagaaaagtgtttatatcaaactaatgcacaacaacctcgcaacctaagttccaaacttactctagcaagcaattctatggatgtaaaaacaagtattgaattgctcaaagtaaatgctcaaagtaagtgctcaaagtaaatagagagagaaaggaacgcggcgatgttttgccgaggtatcggagagtcgccactccccactagtcctcgttggagcacccgcgcaagggtgtagctcccccttgatccgcgcaaggatcaagtgctctctacgggttgattcttcgacactctgtcgcggcgaatcacccaaagccgctcacaacttgagttgggtcacccacaagctccgccgggtgaacaccaaacttccaatcaccaccaagccgtctaggtgatggcgatcaccaagagtaacaagcacgaactctcacttgaccacgcgaagcctaatgagaagatggatgcacactttgctactcttgatttgctagtgaggctactctcttggattctcaaatcacaaacacctcactaggatcttgctcttcttggcactcacaaacgtgtttttcagctgtttgaatgagcaaaggatactccactcacgagtggagcttctatttataagccagcctgaaaaacaaaccgttatgagcttctgcgggatgaccggacgctccggtcgtgatgaccggacgctccggtcagttcaacccgcgaaccagtagtaacgaatcgaccggacgctggcagggtccggtcagcactgaccggacgcgtccggtcgcataaaacccttactggaaccttactggactcgaccggacgctgaaccctcagggtccggtcagcactgaccggacacgtccggtcactcttttccaagtctggacccttactggagtcgaccggacgctagccctcagcgtccgatcacaaggccttccagcgtccggtcacaacagacttattCACCTCAGttaaacgaactgaccggaccctgcggccagcgtccggtcacaccggagccagcgtccggtcagtgtttgaccctccattcacttccaactttcgaacatatgtgaatgaagtttgctccaaaggatcttaggcattcatgggagctacctagagctagttttaacaagtgtgcaccacacctaactcactagactcaactaggtcaagctacccgttcataccccccttcatagtacggccaaaggaaaaacaaagtcctaaactactctaagtgtctttccaactccaattgacacttagaactagtcatccttaaccttgtcgtccatcctttgaaaaccgaaacgatttccatcgtaggggcatgacaacctcgattgcccaatcgatctccattaccatgacctaacttaattgcctctgcaaaacacacattagtcatagtaatcttgtattgacattaatcaccgaaatccaactaggggcctagatgctttcaatctccccctttttggtgattgatgacaataccacctcgagtatgttatagagtgaggtttttgacgggcttggttcatataagcttttgtcaataagaacaaaaagagttggtcaagcttatatgacccaagccaacacagtgtactcaaaggatatgaattaagcatgagtacagataacaaagctcatttgctccgaaatataaacgcggaagcaatagcaaatgagcattacccaagtgatatgacatatagataaagcaaggtagaagtcacacatgtcaaatatcacaaccacgtagatagcactatcacatatatatagtagtatgcatgaaagtaaacacccgaatgcataagtaatagtgtatcacacaaataaaactccaaatgtatataataagctaatactggataactagctccccctaaagctcgctccccctgagtctacatactcaaaaccctctccccctttggcgtcaagcaccaaaacctaagggtcggtcggcggggctgcagcggacgagttgggcgctgaagtacgtggagcaagatggaactgggcgccatcatcatctgaccctgagctctgaactgactgaccctctgaagcaggaagtgtcgctgaagcggtctgggtctgagctggggctggtgctgcctgtgatgctgcaagTATGtccgtcgtaggatctgacgaggcgacagacgaggggagcctctgaatGGTCataatagctggagctgctgtagacggaccggcagaatgcatgtgaggcggagtaggcatgccggtcaactcgctgaatgatgctccaaggctcctggagactgacgactcaggcacgaatagcgaagaagtctgctctggtgagaaacccgtgtgataaggagtgaactgcggggctacaccaggtgaagctaaccactgggacacctgtactggaggtgacgtaaactgagctggaggctgtccctgactctaaagcccgatgggctgtactgctggagtcgtcgaagtggtaggtggctgtgcaagctggggcgaagtctgtggcagtgggatcccaatggctgtcactacatgctgcatgaatcccatgagctgctactgcataagtaactgctggtgctgaaggagctgctgctgccgctgaaactcgtcctgacgagcctgaaactgtgcgaagtttgtagctgtctcctgtgcctgtcgtgtctgatcctgctgcatccgctcaagaatagcaatgagagcggggtctgtctgtggagcaggtggagcagaactagagctaccggcctctgcatcgtgtctgcgtggaggcatctgaggtataggctggtagtcgtcgtcagagctatcactgtactcactcactccctgctatgcctctagctcctcctcctcagtggctacaatccctctgatgatctcgtcctgctgagctgcagactctggcacgtcggggcgatggctaggctgactgggtgcctgaggagtggcgtgtctgatcctctgtgacaggttgtaagctgggaactctgtagtggcacctgtatactcatccatcatgccagggggcttatcaatcacaactctgcggatgaggaacgtgatccagtgagcatagggaagctgcctgcgacccttgaatccctcagctatagtatcctccatctctgaaagaaggaggtcccagatgtcaaacactgtcatctgtatgatggcattgagaagccagagctgtaagcgagtcaggccctccctgtatcccaacctgggaagcagtgtcctcctgatgatggcctctagtatcctcgctgtaggagtcaagtcactggggttcctgctcgacccctcaccgaacggctccttgaagcaatgccgcactagatctgtagggggcacctgccctccatgaggacgcctaggaggctcctgatgtccatagcaaacctcatgcatctttacaggctgctcctgtagtctcagtatctccctgactctgccactagtcactctgtagtctttgcctttgaaagcaaaatgaatgaatctgtgatgaggatcaatgtagagcgaggcataaaactgacggacccaagaaggtacatatatgcccgtccgtccaatcaaatctgtcagtcctggcaaatatgacaagtattgccgaatgccctctccggctgctgccacaatggactctatctgacagaccctctgtgatctgaacactgccccactgttaagatatgcattgtagaaatcctcatgcagtggcgtgtagaacccctcagctactctctcatccctcctaggaggaaaccaaacctcaaactcaacaaaccgcagctgctgaacctgcctggctgtagcggccctcaagtcgaggtgaaccactggaggcgga
This window of the Miscanthus floridulus cultivar M001 unplaced genomic scaffold, ASM1932011v1 fs_214_2_3, whole genome shotgun sequence genome carries:
- the LOC136530818 gene encoding uncharacterized protein; translated protein: MASPPSVNNANYDPKNDPARKAKSKDPGWKYGYWANLQNRDEVTCTLCGTMVHGGIKRLKQHLAGGYGDAVMCQKNHYSNQKADDRLLGIQQEEKAIAHPSSGTATKQRRAAYSYKVAAASKAKAKPKGNRTILEMLQKTPEELVDERPAARQFQIAIEATTQYGSGYKPPSPYQLGDPLLEDAVKMTSTMREDHEQAWKHYGCTLMSDGWTDRRGRHLINFLLNSPEGTYFLESVDASSEVHDAYMIADLLEKRIEEIGKDKVVQVVTDNGANYKAAGKLLMERISSLFWSPCAAHCLDLMLEDIGKLKEFKKPIARARRVTTFIYRHGRILSTMREKTGGADLVRPAATRFATLFLTLKSLHKHGDALKALFYSEAWTSNKLAKTSASMDVHDIVLSTEFWNSVEDCLRASAPLLIVLRVVDGDEKPTMPEVAALMNHAKEKIKLSFAIQTKKTLLKRIMEIIEKRWVKQIDHPLYGAALYLNLGKLHPLIRADDDATVGQLRGCFLEVLGRMVDDKDTQAKIDAQSLDYEALRGDAFSNKMAKQNLESMSPLDWWCSYGGRAIELQRFARRIVSLCASSSGCERNWSTFEFIHTKKRNRLLHKRLNSIVFVSYNRKMKTRFQIRREKKGKSFDPLVIEEFHWDNEWADSSFVYHQGDCGCECDANDLRWEHVDEALGASSSLRGCNLRRNASSNRARPSSPSLVEDDLGSDDEEDEASQDPHDNADVTDCEDAPGPNGSNNGEDIEAAANIHDEFDDGY